TCCGCAAGCTCGGACTCGGTGTAATATGGAATGTCGTCACCGAAGTTCTTGTTTAAACCTTCGATCATGTCGTTCGCCAGTAGAGCATTGCTCACGGCAGTTGGGTGAAATGGATCAGCGAAGATGTCGTTCGCTTCACCAAAATCAGGAGTGGGATCAAGTTGGATGCCACCGACAGTCGGAGGGTAAAGTGAAACGGCCAGCAACACAGATGCAAGGTCGTGGATCGCAATGTCCGCGCGATTTCCCTGGGCACGAATGAATTGATTCAAACGCATGATGTGACCACGCAAGTTGGCTGTCTGCAGCTCAGATAGTCCGAAGGCAAGGACATAAGGTATGAGCGTCACATCAGGAACGGTCCATAGCACGAACTGCGGTTTGTCAGACTTGCGTAGCATCTGTAAAGCTGACATCAGATTCTTCCTGATATCATCAACAATTTGGTCGACAGATACATTTTCGCCTGGAGCAGCGCTCGAGAGGGCAAAGATGTTTTCAGTTGTCAGGAAGTCATTCCCTCCCGCTTCAAGACTGATGAGTGTCGCAGGGGGGATTGCGTCAGCTTTCCTTGCAGCGACGTATCCCTTCACGACCTCCAAGACCTGAGCTGAGGTGGCTCCAGCGGCTGCAAAGTTCATGAGAATGTCGTTTTGACCAGCTGCCTTCTGAAACATCCCCTCGAATGGATCAGCACCATAGATCGCTGGATTCAGGTTGAGTTCCGGTGGAAAGAATAAGTACGCGAATTCGTTATCAGTCAAGCTGTCGCCAAATGAATAGGAACGGGAAGTGTCAACTTGCGCTTCGGTGGCCCGATATCCGAACAGAATCAACGCGATTGTGAAAATCGTAGTAGTACAGCACTTTGTGCCCATGAGAACATCCTCGGCAAAGGTAGAGAAATTTGACTAGACTACTTACCGAATGCGTTCTTCAAATCCCGCCACCTTTAAGGATCGATTTTAATCTTTGGATTAGAGAGTTTGACGAACAGAAATCTATTGGTATCGGAGAGTGACGTCGAAAGTCATAGAAGTGAACATACCCTAGCTAGGTGCGCAATTCTCCAACTTGCTTCAGTCATTTTTACCGAAACGGAAACTGCAAGTTTCGACATACCTCCGGTCACATTGAATGGAGATACAAATTGATACACTGTTCACAAAACCTAAACCAATGTTTTTCAGGTGGACTGACATGAGCAAGTAGTGCCACTATTCAAACTGAAGATTTCTACCGATTGAGGACTATCGATTCCGTACCACATCCATGACGGCCTTCTGGAGTTCCGTCAGGTTCCATTCGGCTAGCTCGGCGCAGGATTCTCCCGAAATCTGTTTAAGTAAATATGGATCGCCAGGCGGAGTCATGGTTTGAGAAAGATCCTGCCATTCCTTCATTGCCCAGAGGATTTCCTTAGGCCGCTGCCTCTTAAATCTCGATCAGAAGTGTGTACTCCTCCGCGGCATCCTTATGCATTCGCGATCGGTAAGCTTTCAGCTTTCGTTTCGTTTCGTTTTGATCAATTGTGATCAGTGTGGACATCATCCCGGTTCCTTTCAGTTTTGCTCCCTGTGCGATGACCGGAGTTTCAGGGATAGCAGCGAGGACAGGGTAAATTGTCGAGTTCGTATTCCCTCGCACTGCAGCAGAGTCGTCAGCGTCTGCTCGACCTAAGGTTTGGAATTCCAAACCTTAGGTGTGCTGGCACAAAAGGCTGGTAGGCGGGAAGTTCGCTTTTCGAAGTCCTACTGGAAGACTGCTTCTGAATAACCGTGTTGATCGATGAGATTGACATTCCTGCGCGATGGGGCTGAACAGATGTCGCCAGCGCGGACCATTCGGACTTGGAGATCGGCAAGCGTAGTTTCAGAGAGATTAATGGTGGCTAGTTACTCGTTCACTTTTCTCCATCATGGTGATGCACGCTGTCAGTCGTTCTATGAGAGTTCTGACCACATCTTCCGTTGTTTCTTCCACGAGGCTTGAGCAGTCATTGGTCTCAGCATCCTCTCGTGGATCGGATCGCGGCCGCTGGTCACTCGGGGA
The sequence above is drawn from the Thalassoglobus sp. JC818 genome and encodes:
- a CDS encoding GDSL-type esterase/lipase family protein, with the translated sequence MGTKCCTTTIFTIALILFGYRATEAQVDTSRSYSFGDSLTDNEFAYLFFPPELNLNPAIYGADPFEGMFQKAAGQNDILMNFAAAGATSAQVLEVVKGYVAARKADAIPPATLISLEAGGNDFLTTENIFALSSAAPGENVSVDQIVDDIRKNLMSALQMLRKSDKPQFVLWTVPDVTLIPYVLAFGLSELQTANLRGHIMRLNQFIRAQGNRADIAIHDLASVLLAVSLYPPTVGGIQLDPTPDFGEANDIFADPFHPTAVSNALLANDMIEGLNKNFGDDIPYYTESELADLTD